From the genome of Pseudomonadota bacterium:
GAGCGCTGTGCCGCGAATCAGGAGCCTGGTTCGTGGTCAACGATCGGCCCGATCTCGCCCTGCTGCTCGACGCCGATGGCCTGCACCTCGGGCAGAACGATCTACCCATCGCGCAGGCGCGCCGCCTCGTGGGCGCCCTGCCGATAGGAATCTCCACCCATTCGTTGGCGCAGGCCAGGGAGGCCGAGGCGCAGGGAGCCGACCTCATCGGTTTCGGCCCGGTGTTTGGCACGAGCAGCAAGCGCGAGCCGAACCCGGAGGTGGGTCTCGCGGGGCTCAGCGAGATCTGCCGGCGTGTTTGCGTGCCCGTGGCAGCCATCGGCGGCATCAGTCCGTGCAGGGCCCCTGCGGTCGCACGTGCCGGGGCGCGTTTCGCGTGTTCCATTGGGGCCCTGTGCTCGGCAGCCGATCCAGAACAGGCAGCACGAACGTTTCAGAGTGCCTTTGCCCGCGCGGGCGAGCTGAAGTAACGGATCGCGGTCTCGACCGAGTTCGTGAGCGCTTCGTGGACCAAGGCTGCCAGCGTGTCCGAGCTTCCCTTCAGCGCCTCGTAATAGCGCTGTCGATCGGTTGCGTGGATCACCGCCGGCGGATAGCCCTCCCTGAGCAGCAAGAAGTTCATCAGCAATCGTCCCAGCTTGCCGTTGTGCTTGGCAAAGGGGTAGATGTGCAGGAAGGTATAGTGGGCCTTGGCGGCAACGCGCGCGGGGTGAGTATGCCGTTTGGTCTCGAGACTGCCCACCCACTGCATCAGCTGGCGCATCTTGTAGCCGATCTTCTCCGGCGGTGAGATCTCGTGGAGATAAAGCCGGTGCAGCGGCACGTCCTTGCGATAGCGCGGCGGCCCCTTGCCCTCGCCTTCTTCGGGCGCAAGGATCAAGAGCAGTTTCTTGACCAGATCGAGATTCAGTTCTTTGCGGTTTCCAGCGGCCTGACGCACCCAGTCAATGGCGGTCTTGTGTTGGCGAACTTCGTCGTAGACTGGCAACATCGAACTGCTGTCGGCCAGCTGGCTGCGAAGTGCCTCCTCGAGCTCGGAGGTGCTGTAGACCAGGCCTTCCAAGGCGCTGTCGTGGTAGATCCATGACATATCCAGCCGGCGATTGAAATCTGCCAGCGTGGCCTCGTCGACCTTGGATTCCAGCTCGTTGAGCTGCGCCACCCGCGCCTCAATGGTTCCAGGTCGCGGTATGCGCACCGGCCCTGCCTTTCTGGTTAGGGCTCGCGGCAAAGTAACCTGCCCACCTCACAGGCTCCAAACACCGCTGGCTGTGCTGCTCCTCCTCGAAATACCACCAGCATTCCTCGTCGTCGCGCCTTGCCAGCGACGCCCGGTCCTCTGCGATCTGCACAGGTTATTCTGCCACGAGCCCTTGACTACAGATTGCCGTCATCCGCGCGCGCCCTGCTACGCCAGGCTCACGGGGGAGCGCAAGCTAGCACAGTCGCCGCGGCGGGGTCAAATCGAATGAACGTAAGCTATTGAAATAATGTGGGAAATCGCTATTTCATTCGAGGGAGCGTCAGGATTGGAGCCAATCCGGCCAACGTCGCTTCGGCGGCCCGCCAGCTCCTCGAGTTGAGTGCTCTTTGGGGCTCCTCGCTGCTGAGAACCTGTGCTCAAGTCGAGCTGGAAGCGGAGGTTTCGGGCTCGGCCAGCGGCAGCACGATCCGGAAGATCGCCCCGCCATCCGGCTGGTTCTCGCAGCTGACTTCCCCAGCGTGCTCGAGCACGATCTTCTTGACGATCGCGAGTCCAAGCCCTGTGCCCTCGCGACGTGTCGTGTAGTACGGATCGAAAATCGTCGCCAGGTCCGCTGTCGGCACCCCCGGGCCGCTGTCGGAGACTTCCAGGACGGCATGCCGAGCCTTGCGAAGCGACCGCAGGACCACGTAATGAGCACGCCGCGGCTGCGCGCCGGCGCGAATCGCCTGGGCGGCGTTGCGCACGAGGTTGTCCAGGCAGCGTCTGAGCATCATGGTATCGATGCGCACCGGCAGCCGTTGCCGACACAGTTCGCAGCGAAGCTGCACGTCGAGAGCCTGGCTGCCCGACTCGGGCGTTTGCTCGAGCACTGCGCCCAGGGACTTCTCGCAGTCCCTCAGGAAAGCGTTGAGATCGGCGGCTTCGAGCTTGGGCTCGGGCAGCCTCGCAAACGCACTGAACTCGCCCACCAAGCGGCGCAACGTCGCGACTTCCTCCTCCACGATGCTCACTGCTTCGTCCAACCGGCGCCGAAACACCTGATCGTTGCCCTGGTAGCTGCGGCTGACTTCCTGGGTAGCGAGCTGGATAGGCGTCAGGGGATTCTTGATTTCGTGGGCCAGCCGGCGCGCAAACTGCTGCCATTGACCGATTCGTTGCAGGTACTCGATCCGCTCTCGAGACAGGCGCAGATCACGCACCATCAAGTTGAAGTCTCGCGTGAGTTCCCCGATTTCATCCTTGGCGTCGGTCGGCACCTCCACAGTCAAGTCGCCTGCACCCACGCGCGTCGTAGCCTCGGCGAGCAGCGCCACGCGGCGCGTGACTCTTCGCGACACCACAAAACCCACGCCGAACGCGATCAGAATCACGCTGAGCAGGAACGCCGTGTATACGATCAGGTAAAAGGCCGATACCTCGCCCGTGCCGGCCTGCAGGCGCGAAAACACATCCACGAGCTCACCGGCGCGCCGGTAATCCTCGAAGGGCGCTATCGGAGTGCCGACCGTGATCTCGAGCCGTGCTGCTGCCTTCGAGCCCTGCCGTGCTTGCGGCGAGGAACCGAGCGTGCGCGCGAAGCGCAGCAGCCGCATGCTGTGTGGATCGAGTCGCTCGCTGCGCTGCGCCCTGGCAAGCAGCCGCTCGTTCGCGGCGTCCCACACGGCTACGGCTCCCAGGTGCGGGTGGCGTGACAGGAAGGACTCGATGACCGCCTTGATGCGAACGCCGTCCGATGTTCGTACCGCTGCTCGCAGCTCCCAGTGATCTGCGAGCGCGTCGGCGGTCATGGCAGCGCGCTCGCGCAGCGCCACGAAGTGAGCTCGGTAGACCTCGAGCGAACGTTCCAACTCGCTACCCACTTCTCGGTTGACTCCCACTTCGTAGGCCTCGCGCAGCACACCGCGGCCGAGGATCAAGGCGCCCGCCAATGGAACCAGGGCAACGGCTGCCATGGCCAGCACGATCTTGCGCTCGAAACGGCCCAACGCCATCAAGGCACCGAAACCACGGCCGAGCGGTAGCGTCGCGTCCGCTGGGCGGATCCGATGCGCCGGTTGACAAACATGCTGACAAAGGAGCCAAAGAACGCGCTGCGCTCGAGCTGTCCGCCGGCGCCCGGTCGAGCAAGCCAGCGACGGATGCGCTGCAGCGTCGCAGGGGACAAGGGGTTCAGCTCGACCACGATCTCGAAAAAGACGCGCTGGCCGCGCACGCGAGCGAAGTCGCCCGGGCGCCCGATGCGCAGCTTGTGGAAGCGCAGACAGCGCTCGATCACCTTGCCTGCGGATCGTTGCGACCAGGTTCGCGCGTGTTGCGTTCCGCGTTGCTGCTCGACCCGGTACTGCTCCTGCCACAGATCGTAGACGATGCGGCAGGACGCGAGGCCGACAGAAACAGGACGCTTGGCTCCGGGAGTGTAGGCCAGTACGCGCGTCACCAAGGTTTGGGCCAGTCCGCTTTCGAGCTTGTCGGCAACCGACCGGTCGACGAAATCCACGACCTCGAAGCTGAGCTCGGGCGTGGCTGCATTCCAGGTCGTGACCACGTCGAGCAACAGGGGTCGAGACGCGCGGGCCACCGGTGCTGTGGCGCCAAGCGCAAGCGCGAAACAAAGCCAGGCCTGCGCCACGCATCCGGATTCGGATCCCCCGGACAAACCTGTTTTCAGGTGGGGCGTTCGCGCTGAACGAATCACGACGAGTCGCCCGACTCCAGCAACGGGAGAAAGCCAAGGACGTTGGAGAAGCCCAGCTGAAACAAACCGATCGCGGTGTCGACGCGAACGCCCAGGTCGAAGGTCAAGTCCACTGGAACGCGTGCCAGTCCTTCGTAGCCGGGCACTGCGAAGCGCAAGTCGTTGCGTTGCGCGAGCGCGTACAGGCCAACCAGCGCGTAGGCGTCGATCGCGTATACACCTTCGCCTCCTCGCCGCAGCGGCAGGCTGTATTCCAGGTCGATCCTCCCGGCAACCTGCTCCTTGCGCATCTCCGCAGCGGTGGTGCCAAGCAGGTCCGGTGGACTGCGGTGATCCAGGTTGAGTTCGAGCAGCCGGGAGGGGATCAGGTTGCTCAGGTCCGACGCGTAGAAGTGGTAGAAAAAGGGCGCACCTCCAAAGACGACACCCGCGAAGGCGCCGACGCGAAGCACGTGCCCCCACGACAGCGGGCTCCAGAGCTCGGCCGATGCTTCGAGCCGCGTGAAATCGTAGCTGCTCCCGAGCAGGGCGTCGCTGAGCATGCCCCGGAAGCGCAGGAGCTGACCGCGAGCCGGCAGGCCCGGATCGTCCCTACGATCGTAGATGAGCGACATGACCACACTCGAGACACGGCTGAGTCCGTTGTGGATATGGAAGTCGATCGGGACGATGTCGGCACCGCGTGTCGTGCTGGCCGCATCGGGCTTGTCCCGCACCTGAATCAGCTCGCCCCGCCAATCAAGCGCGTAGCGAAGCGAGGCGGTGATGTCGTGACCAGTGCCCACTGCGAGACCCCCGCGCCGGTAGATGACGACGGCGGTTTTGGATTTCACATCGTCCGGACATGGCACCGGCGGCGGCGGGCAGCGGATGCTGACGAGCGGAGTGCCTTCCTTGCCGAAGAATTCCCGGGCGTTGTTGAAGAAGACCTGTGCAGCGAGCTCGTAGCTCG
Proteins encoded in this window:
- a CDS encoding Fic family protein, producing MAQLNELESKVDEATLADFNRRLDMSWIYHDSALEGLVYSTSELEEALRSQLADSSSMLPVYDEVRQHKTAIDWVRQAAGNRKELNLDLVKKLLLILAPEEGEGKGPPRYRKDVPLHRLYLHEISPPEKIGYKMRQLMQWVGSLETKRHTHPARVAAKAHYTFLHIYPFAKHNGKLGRLLMNFLLLREGYPPAVIHATDRQRYYEALKGSSDTLAALVHEALTNSVETAIRYFSSPARAKAL
- the thiE gene encoding thiamine phosphate synthase; this translates as MTRLLGLQGCYAIVDPEHCGARTPEDVAAAVLRGGCRMLQLRVKRMGDRAWLELGGRVRALCRESGAWFVVNDRPDLALLLDADGLHLGQNDLPIAQARRLVGALPIGISTHSLAQAREAEAQGADLIGFGPVFGTSSKREPNPEVGLAGLSEICRRVCVPVAAIGGISPCRAPAVARAGARFACSIGALCSAADPEQAARTFQSAFARAGELK
- a CDS encoding BamA/TamA family outer membrane protein — encoded protein: MSSDLLRRGACVWAAGVWWLVVAGASAQVASESAQVASESAQAAPGAAGDHSADASQQAGPATSTTSGTGDDPASVRRIRYFIERIEIRGNHHTRKRALRRYLTLRPGDTLDVDDPDVESMRFRLLGTGWFHDVRFRLRRGSKRGWVVLVVEVEERNTLIVQRGTAGVSKVVRRSQSRPALEPYAGIGVAETNLFGLGIGAAATAVVSSAQYGFELRYTDPRFLGTSYELAAQVFFNNAREFFGKEGTPLVSIRCPPPPVPCPDDVKSKTAVVIYRRGGLAVGTGHDITASLRYALDWRGELIQVRDKPDAASTTRGADIVPIDFHIHNGLSRVSSVVMSLIYDRRDDPGLPARGQLLRFRGMLSDALLGSSYDFTRLEASAELWSPLSWGHVLRVGAFAGVVFGGAPFFYHFYASDLSNLIPSRLLELNLDHRSPPDLLGTTAAEMRKEQVAGRIDLEYSLPLRRGGEGVYAIDAYALVGLYALAQRNDLRFAVPGYEGLARVPVDLTFDLGVRVDTAIGLFQLGFSNVLGFLPLLESGDSS
- a CDS encoding ATP-binding protein, coding for MALGRFERKIVLAMAAVALVPLAGALILGRGVLREAYEVGVNREVGSELERSLEVYRAHFVALRERAAMTADALADHWELRAAVRTSDGVRIKAVIESFLSRHPHLGAVAVWDAANERLLARAQRSERLDPHSMRLLRFARTLGSSPQARQGSKAAARLEITVGTPIAPFEDYRRAGELVDVFSRLQAGTGEVSAFYLIVYTAFLLSVILIAFGVGFVVSRRVTRRVALLAEATTRVGAGDLTVEVPTDAKDEIGELTRDFNLMVRDLRLSRERIEYLQRIGQWQQFARRLAHEIKNPLTPIQLATQEVSRSYQGNDQVFRRRLDEAVSIVEEEVATLRRLVGEFSAFARLPEPKLEAADLNAFLRDCEKSLGAVLEQTPESGSQALDVQLRCELCRQRLPVRIDTMMLRRCLDNLVRNAAQAIRAGAQPRRAHYVVLRSLRKARHAVLEVSDSGPGVPTADLATIFDPYYTTRREGTGLGLAIVKKIVLEHAGEVSCENQPDGGAIFRIVLPLAEPETSASSST